The DNA region TCCCGCGTAAAGCACCGAGACCTGTTCCTCGACCTGCATCGGCTGATACTGGGCCTGCTTCAGCAATTCCACGAGACGCTCGCCACGGGTCAGCTTGGTCTTGGTGGCCTTGTCCAGGTCGGAACCGAACTGGGCGAAAGCGGCCAGTTCGCGGTACTGGGCAAGATCCAAGCGGAGGGTGCCGGCAACCTTCTTCATGGCCTTGATCTGGGCAGCGCCGCCAACTCGGGACACGGACAAACCAACGTTGATGGCGGGACGGATACCAGCCATGAACAAGTTGGGCTCAAGATAAACCTGGCCATCGGTGATGGAGATAACGTTGGTCGGAATGTACGCGGAGACGTCACCGGCCTGGGTTTCGATAACCGGCAGCGCTGTCAGGGATCCAGCGCCAAGGCTGTCATTGACCTTGCAGGCGCGTTCCAGCAGACGGGAATGCAGATAGAAAACGTCGCCAGGGAAGGCTTCACGTCCCGGAGGACGGCGGAGCAACAGGGACATCTGGCGATACGCCACGGCCTGCTTGGACAGATCGTCGTAAACGATCAGGGCGTGCTTGCCATTGTCGCGATAGAATTCCGCCATGGTGCATCCGCAATAGGCGGCGATGAACTGCAAGGGCGCGGGTTCGGAAGCGGTGGCGGAAATAATGGTGGTGTATTCCAGGGCGCCGCCCTTGCGCAGGGCCTCGACAACCTGGGCGACAGTGGACCGCTTCTGGCCGATGGCAACGTAGAAGCAATGAATGTCACTGTTCTTCTGAGCCAGGATGGCATCGACACCAACAGCTGTCTTGCCGACCTGACGGTCGCCAATGATCAATTCGCGCTGACCGCGTCCGATGGGCGTCATGGCGTCGATGGCCTTCAAACCCGTGTACATGGGTTCATGCACGGACTTACGGGCAATGATGCCAGGCGCCTTGATTTCGACGTTCCGGAACATGTCGGTTTGAATCGGTCCCAGGCCATCAATGGGGCGGCCAAGAGGATCGATAACACGACCCATGACCGCGTCGCCAACGGGAACCTGGAAAATCCGACCCGTGCGTTTGACTGTGTCGCCCTCGTTGATGTGCACGGCGTCACCCAGAAGAGCGACACCAACGGAGTCTTCTTCCAGGTTCAAAACCATGCCCATGACGCCGCCGGGGAACTCCAGAAGTTCCATGGCCATCGCGTTCTCGCAGCCATAGACGCGGGCAATACCATCACCCACGGACAGGACCACGCCAGTTTCACTCATCTCAACCTTTTTCTCGTAATTCTTGATCTGGCCTTCGATGATCTGGCTAATTTCTTCTGCTTTAATCTGCATAGCCTCTACTCACCCCTTTTGATATTTTCTTTCAAAATCTGGAGCTGCGCCCGAATGCTCGCGTCAAGGACACGGTCCCCGATTTTAAGCATCAGCCCGCCAATGATGTCCTGATCAACGTCGTAATCAAGGATCACCTTCCGACCGGACTCCTTCTGCAATTTATCAACAACATTCTTCTGGACATTGTCGGCCAACTTGACCGCCGTCACCAACTTGCCCCGAAGAACACCTTGGGCTGAATCCAAAAGCATACTGTACGATGCGTTGATCTCGGGGAGAAAGGCCAGCCTGTTCTTATCCGCCAACAGCAGACAAAAATTCCGAACCATGGCGCACGGCGCGATTTTGTCCAGAACCTTAATGATGACCCCTCTCTTTTCTTCCACCCCAAAAATCGGGTTACGGAAGATCCGCGTGAGTTCAGGCGCATTTTCCAGGACCCCAGCCAGCTTCGCCAAGTCGTCACCATACTGTGCGATGGCCGTCTTTTCAGACTGCGCCCGCGCAACGGTGAACAACGCCTTGGCGTACCGTCTCGCTACGATGTTCCCAGTCAATTGAGCACCACCTTTTTAAGATATTCGTTGACCAAATCTTCGTGATCTTTCTTCTTGAGCTGCTTTTTGACGAGATCCTCGGCGGCCTCGACAATCTTTTCGGCTAATTCGGCCCGGATTGAGTCAATAGCCAATTTGGCTTCCTGCGCGGCCGCGATTTCGGCCTGCGCCTTGATCTGAATCGCCTGCGTTTCGGCCTTTTCCACGATAGCCTGCTTCATGGCCTCGCCCTGGGCCTTGGCATCGGTAAGAATCTTGGCTTTTTCGGCCTCGAGATTCGCGATGCTCGCCTCGACTTCCACAAGCTTGCGCTCGGCATCTTCCCGACGCCCATCAAGATCGGAAAGATCCGTCTCGATCTGCTTGGTGCGGCCACTCAGAAAGTCCGCCAAACGTTTCCCGGCAAGCTTGTAGATCAAAAATCCCACGATGCCGAAATTGATGAATCGATAGAGAAGATCCAGCAGCTTATTGTGCCCGCCTTCTTCCCCACCACTGGCAAAGGCCGCCACGGCACAGAAAACCAGCACTGCCGTCACCAATCCGACAGTCTTGAACTTTTTCAAAATTCCGCCCTCCTTTATGAAAAGTACAACCACTGCATGCACGACAAGCCGTTTCAGCACAAAAAATCACGCCCGGCTCAAAACCTTGTGCGTCACATCCTTCGCGTAGCTCCCAACTTCGGCCCGCAAGGACTTGAGCGCTGCCTGCTT from Deltaproteobacteria bacterium includes:
- a CDS encoding F0F1 ATP synthase subunit alpha, whose product is MQIKAEEISQIIEGQIKNYEKKVEMSETGVVLSVGDGIARVYGCENAMAMELLEFPGGVMGMVLNLEEDSVGVALLGDAVHINEGDTVKRTGRIFQVPVGDAVMGRVIDPLGRPIDGLGPIQTDMFRNVEIKAPGIIARKSVHEPMYTGLKAIDAMTPIGRGQRELIIGDRQVGKTAVGVDAILAQKNSDIHCFYVAIGQKRSTVAQVVEALRKGGALEYTTIISATASEPAPLQFIAAYCGCTMAEFYRDNGKHALIVYDDLSKQAVAYRQMSLLLRRPPGREAFPGDVFYLHSRLLERACKVNDSLGAGSLTALPVIETQAGDVSAYIPTNVISITDGQVYLEPNLFMAGIRPAINVGLSVSRVGGAAQIKAMKKVAGTLRLDLAQYRELAAFAQFGSDLDKATKTKLTRGERLVELLKQAQYQPMQVEEQVSVLYAGTRGFLDDIAVADAIRFGNELVEFMRNQKSDVLAEIVQTKDLGAETEKKLAAAIEEFKAGFKA
- a CDS encoding F0F1 ATP synthase subunit delta; amino-acid sequence: MTGNIVARRYAKALFTVARAQSEKTAIAQYGDDLAKLAGVLENAPELTRIFRNPIFGVEEKRGVIIKVLDKIAPCAMVRNFCLLLADKNRLAFLPEINASYSMLLDSAQGVLRGKLVTAVKLADNVQKNVVDKLQKESGRKVILDYDVDQDIIGGLMLKIGDRVLDASIRAQLQILKENIKRGE
- a CDS encoding F0F1 ATP synthase subunit B, which produces MKKFKTVGLVTAVLVFCAVAAFASGGEEGGHNKLLDLLYRFINFGIVGFLIYKLAGKRLADFLSGRTKQIETDLSDLDGRREDAERKLVEVEASIANLEAEKAKILTDAKAQGEAMKQAIVEKAETQAIQIKAQAEIAAAQEAKLAIDSIRAELAEKIVEAAEDLVKKQLKKKDHEDLVNEYLKKVVLN